One Chromobacterium paludis genomic window carries:
- a CDS encoding diguanylate cyclase domain-containing protein — MDLPSIFNRKNTIDCDPYKKWSIQARLRLADSLFTNTSEGICITDNNQKVLEINQALCQITGFSNEEILGNTPKIFASEIHSRHFFATMWQEIYKQGQWQGEVWNRHHNGSLYAIRLSISAVYDSYRKITHYVGIMGDITQQKLDLAAVTQNAHIDSLTGLPNRLLFKDRFLQAISQADRNKTQLAVCFLDLDNFKIINDQHGHHSGDIVLKEVANRLSITIRAGDTAARLGGDEFVLLLSGLKKWSECLMILKRITDTIRQPINFDGNITIPKASMGVAIYPLDASDPEILVALADSAMYRAKKSGGNQIAYHFKKD, encoded by the coding sequence ATGGACCTGCCTTCCATATTCAATAGAAAAAATACTATCGACTGTGACCCGTATAAAAAATGGTCAATTCAAGCCAGGCTTCGATTGGCGGACTCTCTTTTCACAAACACTAGCGAAGGGATATGCATCACTGACAACAATCAAAAAGTGTTAGAAATCAATCAAGCGCTTTGCCAAATCACGGGATTTAGCAATGAAGAAATTCTAGGCAATACACCTAAAATTTTCGCATCTGAAATTCATAGCAGACATTTTTTTGCGACCATGTGGCAAGAAATATACAAGCAAGGACAATGGCAAGGGGAAGTCTGGAATCGACATCACAACGGCAGCTTGTATGCCATACGACTTAGCATTTCAGCAGTTTATGATTCATATCGAAAAATAACTCATTACGTCGGAATTATGGGAGACATAACCCAACAGAAACTGGATTTAGCTGCAGTCACTCAAAACGCTCACATTGACTCACTAACAGGCCTTCCCAATCGACTACTTTTCAAAGACAGATTTCTTCAGGCCATCTCCCAAGCGGATCGAAATAAAACACAGCTTGCCGTTTGCTTTTTAGACCTAGATAATTTTAAAATTATCAATGACCAGCATGGCCATCATAGTGGTGATATCGTTTTAAAAGAGGTTGCTAATCGCTTATCAATTACAATCAGAGCTGGAGATACTGCTGCCAGACTGGGGGGAGATGAATTTGTTTTATTGCTGTCGGGACTAAAAAAATGGTCTGAATGCCTTATGATTTTAAAAAGAATAACAGATACCATACGCCAACCAATCAATTTTGATGGCAACATTACCATCCCCAAAGCAAGTATGGGAGTCGCTATTTACCCATTGGATGCAAGCGATCCTGAAATTTTAGTAGCTCTCGCGGATTCCGCAATGTATCGAGCAAAAAAATCGGGAGGAAACCAAATAGCCTATCATTTCAAAAAAGACTAG
- a CDS encoding YagK/YfjJ domain-containing protein: MNISFQPDYEFSEVNCQSAINFILNCKRNGYKRVMAVRVDFLIRDQFQQGMSVFEIQEYKTRLWNNRRGKPSIFEHCLGWVWALEYTEEAGYHYHCLFVFNADKVQADAYYGDQIGEYWMTITEGKGCYNNCNRNKQQYRYLGVGRIRLDSEEELHNLCNIVIPYLAKDDNQVRSAINRDLVAMGTMPIKVRTFGCSNNLKF, from the coding sequence ATGAATATTTCTTTTCAACCTGACTATGAATTTTCTGAGGTAAATTGCCAGAGTGCGATCAATTTCATCTTGAACTGCAAACGTAATGGCTACAAGAGAGTCATGGCAGTGCGTGTGGACTTTCTGATAAGAGACCAGTTTCAGCAGGGCATGTCTGTTTTTGAGATTCAGGAATACAAGACAAGGCTTTGGAACAATCGTCGTGGGAAGCCTAGCATCTTTGAACATTGCCTGGGTTGGGTATGGGCTTTGGAGTACACGGAAGAGGCTGGCTATCACTACCACTGCTTGTTTGTGTTTAATGCCGATAAGGTTCAGGCGGATGCGTACTATGGTGATCAGATTGGTGAGTATTGGATGACTATCACGGAAGGGAAGGGGTGTTACAACAACTGCAATCGAAATAAGCAACAGTACCGTTACCTTGGCGTTGGGCGTATACGTCTAGATAGCGAAGAAGAGCTGCACAATCTCTGCAATATCGTTATCCCATATCTTGCCAAAGACGATAATCAAGTACGATCTGCAATTAATCGTGATTTGGTGGCAATGGGTACGATGCCGATTAAGGTTCGTACCTTTGGCTGTAGCAATAATTTGAAGTTTTGA